A single region of the Cereibacter sphaeroides 2.4.1 genome encodes:
- a CDS encoding GntR family transcriptional regulator, with amino-acid sequence MEDGDSAEAFRAFAAGVALQREDPSPLWVQLKNRIEHAILDGTLPENARLPSEQAMCSMFDLSRPVIRNALQALAGEGRVIKQPRKGMFVAPRAPELAFMTSALGVFDDLSAKGYKVTVKTYEFGLHPANEDERRVFKLPEGFQVIRALRVYHANETPLTHTLISLPAHRLPGFEKLDMEGRSIFGTIRELYGLTVARADRWLKGAIVPPEVAARMGVPPGGAMIAIESVAYDHDGNALEYYRAYYNSEVAPIHVATDAH; translated from the coding sequence ATGGAGGACGGCGACAGCGCCGAGGCCTTCCGCGCCTTCGCTGCGGGCGTCGCCCTTCAGCGCGAGGATCCAAGCCCGCTCTGGGTGCAGCTGAAGAACCGGATCGAGCACGCCATCCTCGACGGAACCCTCCCCGAGAACGCGCGCCTGCCCTCCGAACAGGCCATGTGCAGCATGTTCGACCTGTCGCGCCCGGTGATCCGCAATGCGCTGCAGGCGCTCGCGGGCGAGGGGCGGGTCATCAAGCAGCCGAGAAAGGGCATGTTCGTGGCTCCGCGCGCGCCCGAGCTTGCCTTCATGACCTCGGCGCTCGGCGTCTTCGACGATCTCTCGGCCAAGGGCTACAAGGTCACGGTCAAGACCTACGAATTCGGCCTGCATCCGGCCAACGAGGACGAACGGCGCGTCTTCAAGCTGCCCGAGGGATTTCAGGTGATCCGGGCGCTGCGCGTCTATCACGCGAACGAGACGCCGCTGACCCATACGCTGATCTCGCTGCCCGCACACCGGCTGCCGGGCTTCGAGAAGCTCGATATGGAAGGGCGCTCGATCTTCGGCACGATCCGCGAGCTCTACGGGCTGACGGTCGCGCGGGCGGATCGATGGCTGAAGGGCGCCATCGTTCCGCCGGAAGTGGCGGCGCGGATGGGCGTGCCGCCCGGCGGCGCCATGATCGCCATCGAGTCGGTCGCCTACGACCACGACGGCAATGCGCTCGAATATTACCGCGCCTACTACAACAGCGAAGTCGCCCCGATCCACGTCGCAACCGACGCCCATTAA